A portion of the Juglans microcarpa x Juglans regia isolate MS1-56 chromosome 1D, Jm3101_v1.0, whole genome shotgun sequence genome contains these proteins:
- the LOC121239570 gene encoding uncharacterized protein LOC121239570, which yields MSSLGTSKGVLEIAKFGIYVSVPIVLMYAFANNTKNLQKFMGNRSYVVYPPEGPRPPSPEELREMARELARKNKNR from the exons ATGTCCTCTCTGGGAACTTCGAAGGGAGTCCTTGAGATCGCGAAGTTCGGGATCTATGTTTCCGTGCCGATCGTTCTTATGTACGCCTTCGCTAACAATACTAAGAATCTTCAGAAATTTATGGGAAAT CGTTCTTATGTAGTGTATCCCCCTGAGGGACCAAGGCCTCCCTCGCCAGAGGAACTAAGGGAGATGGCCCGTGAACTAGCTCGCAAGAACAAAAACCGCTGA
- the LOC121241206 gene encoding 3-ketoacyl-CoA synthase 11-like: MADERKQNPETESVSVQAPVERRKNNLPNFLLSVRLKYVKLGYHYLISNAMYLLLVPLLCIASAHLSTINVQELVQLWQNLKFDLVSGTVCSALMVFLATLYFMSRPRKVYLVNFACYKPEAERTCTREIFMERSIRLGSFSEENLAFQKKILERSGLGQKTYLPEAILRVPPNPCMAEARKEAETVMFGAIDELLAKTGVRAKDIGILVVNCSLFNPTPSLSAMIVNHYKLRGNIVSYNLGGMGCSAGLISIDLAKQLLQVHPNSYALVVSMENITLNWYFGNDRSMLVSNCLFRMGGAAILLSNRSSDRRRSKYQLIHTVRTHKGSDDKCYNCVLQREDETKRIGVSLSKDLMAVAGDALKTNITTLGPLVLPMSEQLLFFATLVGRKILKMKIKPYIPDFKLAFEHFCIHAGGRAVLDELEKNLELTDWHMEPSRMTLNRFGNTSSSSLWYELAYSEAKGRIRKGDRTWQIAFGSGFKCNSAVWRALRTIDPTKEKSPWMDEIHEFPVHVPKVVSINVS; encoded by the exons ATGGCAGATGAGAGGAAACAAAATCCGGAGACTGAATCGGTTTCGGTTCAAGCTCCGGTGGAGAGAAGGAAAAACAACCTTCCCAACTTTCTCTTGTCTGTCAGACTCAAGTATGTGAAGCTTGGGTACCACTACTTGATCTCCAACGCCATGTACCTCTTGCTTGTTCCGCTTCTTTGCATAGCTTCAGCTCATCTTTCAACAATCAATGTCCAAGAACTCGTCCAGTTATGGCAAAACCTAAAGTTCGATCTTGTTTCGGGGACTGTCTGCTCAGCTCTTATGGTTTTCCTTGCCACCCTTTACTTCATGAGCCGTCCAAGAAAAGTTTACCTGGTAAACTTCGCATGTTACAAGCCAGAAGCAGAGCGAACGTGTACTCGGGAGATTTTCATGGAAAGATCTATTCGACTTGGGAGTTTCTCAGAGGAAAACTTGGCCTTTCAAAAGAAGATATTGGAGAGGTCAGGGTTGGGCCAGAAAACGTACTTGCCGGAGGCCATCTTGCGAGTCCCCCCCAACCCGTGTATGGCCGAGGCAAGGAAGGAGGCTGAGACTGTGATGTTCGGAGCCATTGATGAGCTCTTGGCAAAGACCGGAGTGAGGGCTAAGGACATCGGGATTCTTGTGGTCAATTGTAGCTTGTTCAATCCAACTCCGTCCCTCTCGGCCATGATCGTCAATCACTACAAGCTCAGAGGGAACATTGTAAGCTATAATCTTGGTGGTATGGGTTGCAGTGCTGGCCTTATTTCTATAGACCTTGCTAAACAACTTCTACAG GTGCACCCCAACTCTTATGCCTTGGTTGTGAGCATGGAGAACATCACCCTCAACTGGTACTTTGGCAACGACCGATCCATGCTCGTCTCCAATTGCCTCTTCCGCATGGGCGGCGCAGCGATCCTCTTATCAAACCGATCCTCCGATCGTCGCCGCTCAAAGTACCAGCTAATCCACACCGTACGCACTCACAAGGGTTCCGATGATAAGTGTTACAACTGCGTCTTACAAAGAGAGGATGAAACCAAAAGAATTGGCGTTTCGCTTTCTAAAGATCTAATGGCAGTTGCTGGAGACGCACTCAAGACCAATATCACTACGCTTGGGCCTTTGGTCCTTCCCATGTCAGAACAACTCCTATTTTTTGCGACCTTGGTGGGaagaaaaattcttaaaatgaaaataaagccATACATTCCTGACTTTAAACTTGCATTCGAGCATTTCTGCATTCATGCAGGAGGGAGAGCAGTGCTGGATGAGCTTGAGAAAAACCTTGAGCTCACCGACTGGCACATGGAGCCTTCAAGAATGACTCTTAATAGGTTTGGAAACACTTCAAGCAGTTCTCTGTGGTATGAGCTGGCTTACTCTGAGGCCAAGGGTAGGATCAGAAAGGGTGACCGAACATGGCAGATTGCTTTCGGTTCTGGATTTAAGTGTAACAGTGCTGTGTGGCGTGCATTGAGGACCATCGATCCGACAAAGGAAAAGAGTCCTTGGATGGATGAGATTCACGAGTTCCCAGTTCATGTTCCAAAAGTCGTATCCATTAACGTTTCTTGA
- the LOC121237261 gene encoding armadillo repeat-containing protein LFR isoform X2, protein MQKRDQSKSAGGAGGAAGPTPKRGRPFGSSSAAAAAASETAAPSNLLGPSLHVHSSFADQNNKRIVLALQSGLKSELTWALNTLTLLSFKEKDDMRKDATPLAKIPGLLDALLQVIDDWRDIALPKELIRTPRVRTLGANSTVTGFGNELGSLGSNGTPLHPILKSGSSVMEPVVQNNISKSHPSNWWFDEDGLFNLDEEGRGEKQQCAAAASNIIRNFSFMPENEIIMAQHRHCLETAFQCIEDHITEDEELVTNALETIVNLAPLLDLRIFSSSKPSYIKITEKRAVQSVMGMLGSAVKAWHCAAAELLGRLIINPDNEPFLRPFVPQIHKRLVDLMSFPALDAQAVAVGALYNLAEVNMDCRLKLASERWAIDRLLKVIKTPHPVPEICRKAAMILESLVSEPQNRGLLLAYENSFAEILFADGRYSDTFARILYELTARPNNKVAAARGVWGM, encoded by the exons ATGCAGAAGAGAGACCAGAGCAAGTCGGCTGGAGGCGCAGGAGGCGCCGCCGGTCCCACTCCCAAGAGAGGCCGCCCATTCGGCAGCAGCTCCGCCGCTGCAGCCGCAGCATCTGAAACGGCTGCTCCGTCGAACCTTCTCGGCCCATCTCTCCACGTTCATAGCTCCTTCGCTG ATCAAAACAATAAAAGGATAGTTCTTGCCCTTCAAAGTGGATTAAAGAGTGAGCTGACCTGGGCATTGAATACTCTCACACTGCTCTCATTCAAGGAAAAGGATGACATGCGCAAAGATGCAACCCCTCTTGCAAAAATTCCTGGGTTGCTGGATGCTCTTCTCCAAGTT ATTGATGACTGGCGCGATATAGCTCTTCCTAAAGAACTCATAAGGACACCAAGGGTCAGAACACTAGGTGCAAATTCTACCGTAACAGGATTTGGGAATGAGTTGGGTTCGTTGGGGTCAAATGGTACTCCCCTGCATCCTAT CCTAAAGTCTGGTTCGTCTGTCATGGAACCAGTGGTACAGAACAATATTTCCAAATCTCATCCTTCGAATTGGTGGTTTGATGAAGATGGTCTGTTTAATCTTGATGAAGAAGGGCGAGGAGAAAAGCAGCAATGCGCTGCTGCTGCTTCAAACATTATCCGGAACTTCTCTTTCATgcctgaaaatgaaattattatggCCCAGCATCGTCATTGCTTGGAAACAGCTTTCCAGTGCATAGAAGATCACATCACGG AGGATGAGGAACTTGTCACAAATGCCCTTGAGACTATTGTAAATTTGGCTCCATTGCTTGACCTTCGAATTTTTAGCTCATCAAAGCCATCCTATATCAAAATAAC AGAAAAACGTGCAGTTCAATCCGTAATGGGGATGCTAGGATCTGCAGTCAAAGCATGGCATTGTGCAGCCGCTGAATTACTAGGGCGTTTGATAATAAATCCTGATAACGAGCCTTTCCTTCGTCCCTTTGTTCCTCAG ATACACAAGCGTTTAGTTGATCTTATGAGTTTTCCAGCGTTGGATGCCCAAGCAGTTGCTGTCGGTGCTCTCTATAACCTTGCAGAAGTTAATATGGACTGCAGATTGAAGCTCGCCAGCGAGCGATG GGCAATTGACCGACTGCTCAAGGTGATCAAGACGCCGCACCCTGTTCCCGAAATTTGCAGGAAAGCTGCAATGATACTTGAGAGCCTGGTCTCTGAACCACAGAATAGGGGGTTGCTGCTAGCTTATGAGAATTCCTTTGCGGAGATACTCTTTGCCGATGGCAGATATTCTGATACATTTGCGAGGATATTGTACGAGCTAACGGCTAGACCCAACAACAAAGTGGCAGCAGCTCGTGGTGTTTGGGGCATGTAA
- the LOC121237261 gene encoding armadillo repeat-containing protein LFR isoform X1, whose protein sequence is MQKRDQSKSAGGAGGAAGPTPKRGRPFGSSSAAAAAASETAAPSNLLGPSLHVHSSFADQNNKRIVLALQSGLKSELTWALNTLTLLSFKEKDDMRKDATPLAKIPGLLDALLQVIDDWRDIALPKELIRTPRVRTLGANSTVTGFGNELGSLGSNGTPLHPISYGSLKSGSSVMEPVVQNNISKSHPSNWWFDEDGLFNLDEEGRGEKQQCAAAASNIIRNFSFMPENEIIMAQHRHCLETAFQCIEDHITEDEELVTNALETIVNLAPLLDLRIFSSSKPSYIKITEKRAVQSVMGMLGSAVKAWHCAAAELLGRLIINPDNEPFLRPFVPQIHKRLVDLMSFPALDAQAVAVGALYNLAEVNMDCRLKLASERWAIDRLLKVIKTPHPVPEICRKAAMILESLVSEPQNRGLLLAYENSFAEILFADGRYSDTFARILYELTARPNNKVAAARGVWGM, encoded by the exons ATGCAGAAGAGAGACCAGAGCAAGTCGGCTGGAGGCGCAGGAGGCGCCGCCGGTCCCACTCCCAAGAGAGGCCGCCCATTCGGCAGCAGCTCCGCCGCTGCAGCCGCAGCATCTGAAACGGCTGCTCCGTCGAACCTTCTCGGCCCATCTCTCCACGTTCATAGCTCCTTCGCTG ATCAAAACAATAAAAGGATAGTTCTTGCCCTTCAAAGTGGATTAAAGAGTGAGCTGACCTGGGCATTGAATACTCTCACACTGCTCTCATTCAAGGAAAAGGATGACATGCGCAAAGATGCAACCCCTCTTGCAAAAATTCCTGGGTTGCTGGATGCTCTTCTCCAAGTT ATTGATGACTGGCGCGATATAGCTCTTCCTAAAGAACTCATAAGGACACCAAGGGTCAGAACACTAGGTGCAAATTCTACCGTAACAGGATTTGGGAATGAGTTGGGTTCGTTGGGGTCAAATGGTACTCCCCTGCATCCTAT TTCATATGGCAGCCTAAAGTCTGGTTCGTCTGTCATGGAACCAGTGGTACAGAACAATATTTCCAAATCTCATCCTTCGAATTGGTGGTTTGATGAAGATGGTCTGTTTAATCTTGATGAAGAAGGGCGAGGAGAAAAGCAGCAATGCGCTGCTGCTGCTTCAAACATTATCCGGAACTTCTCTTTCATgcctgaaaatgaaattattatggCCCAGCATCGTCATTGCTTGGAAACAGCTTTCCAGTGCATAGAAGATCACATCACGG AGGATGAGGAACTTGTCACAAATGCCCTTGAGACTATTGTAAATTTGGCTCCATTGCTTGACCTTCGAATTTTTAGCTCATCAAAGCCATCCTATATCAAAATAAC AGAAAAACGTGCAGTTCAATCCGTAATGGGGATGCTAGGATCTGCAGTCAAAGCATGGCATTGTGCAGCCGCTGAATTACTAGGGCGTTTGATAATAAATCCTGATAACGAGCCTTTCCTTCGTCCCTTTGTTCCTCAG ATACACAAGCGTTTAGTTGATCTTATGAGTTTTCCAGCGTTGGATGCCCAAGCAGTTGCTGTCGGTGCTCTCTATAACCTTGCAGAAGTTAATATGGACTGCAGATTGAAGCTCGCCAGCGAGCGATG GGCAATTGACCGACTGCTCAAGGTGATCAAGACGCCGCACCCTGTTCCCGAAATTTGCAGGAAAGCTGCAATGATACTTGAGAGCCTGGTCTCTGAACCACAGAATAGGGGGTTGCTGCTAGCTTATGAGAATTCCTTTGCGGAGATACTCTTTGCCGATGGCAGATATTCTGATACATTTGCGAGGATATTGTACGAGCTAACGGCTAGACCCAACAACAAAGTGGCAGCAGCTCGTGGTGTTTGGGGCATGTAA
- the LOC121247309 gene encoding zinc finger BED domain-containing protein RICESLEEPER 3-like has protein sequence MATNDPLSPKSNVSKPSIGRKRSVVWDYFTKIRTEDKSKPRASCNLCGMTYACDPNINSTKSMLGHLEKTCKKSPLRKVDRNQSILGFQSGSSSRGLVPISFSVEACREVLAEMLVIDELPFKHVEGEGFKKFMLVLQPKWNVIPLRVTVAKDIYKLYLIEKDNPKNALKGQRICLTTYTWASV, from the coding sequence ATGGCGACTAATGATCCGCTTTCTCCCAAATCCAATGTAAGTAAGCCATCTATTGGTAGGAAAAGATCAGTAGTTTGGgattattttacaaagattCGTACTGAGGATAAGTCGAAACCTAGGGCTTCATGTAACCTTTGTGGGATGACTTATGCTTGTGATCCTAATATAAatagcacaaaatcaatgttagGACACTTGGAAAAAACATGTAAGAAGTCTCCACTTAGGAAAGtagatagaaaccaatctaTATTGGGTTTCCAGTCTGGATCAAGCAGTAGGGGGCTTGTACCTATTTCTTTTAGTGTTGAGGCGTGTAGAGAAGTTTTAGCAGAAATGTTGGTTATTGATGAGCTTCCTTTTAAACATGTGGAAGGGGAGGGATTTAAGAAATTCATGCTTGTTTTGCAACCTAAATGGAATGTAATTCCATTACGTGTAACGGTtgcaaaagatatttataaactttatttgaTAGAGAAAGACAATCCGAAAAATGCTCTTAAAGGGCAGCGCATTTGTCTAACCACGTATACATGGGCATCTGTGTAA
- the LOC121255500 gene encoding uncharacterized protein LOC121255500, with translation MPFPMKIQPIDVDSQAAVREPVVRTDNAKPVLKSRLRRLFDRQFPSVLKISSVEKPSGGEAQYSNKDGGPEFEPSSVCLAKMVQNFIEQESNDKQSSAAAKFGRNRCNCFNGNSNDSSDDEFEVFAGFGGESMTSGSSFGGDSFDIIKNLIPCSSVAERNLLADAAKIVENNKTHKLKDDLKTIVTESLSFLGYDTSICKSKWDKSPSYPAGEYEYIDVIVEGERLLLDIDFRSEFEIARSTGTYKAVLQYLPYIFVGKPDRLDRIVSIVSEAARQSLKKKGLHFPPWRKAEYMRAKWLSTYTRTTQPRSSSTVGDTVSGTENEDSSVTTDSDWGELELIFGEEMVPSDAIPCDSVFSRQSRNLGMEEEAKVVPPWQPPAVKPKSVERGAKMVTGLASLLKEKP, from the exons ATGCCTTTTCCGATGAAGATCCAACCCATTGACGTTGATTCTCAAGCAGCAGTGAGGGAACCGGTTGTCAGAACCGATAATGCCAAACCGGTGTTGAAATCACGGCTCAGGAGGCTTTTTGATCGGCAGTTCCCTAGCGTTCTGAAGATTTCTTCGGTGGAGAAGCCCAGTGGTGGCGAGGCTCAGTACAGCAACAAAGATGGAGGGCCAGAGTTCGAGCCCAGCTCGGTTTGCTTGGCGAAGATGGTGCAGAACTTTATCGAGCAGGAGAGCAACGACAAACAATCCTCCGCGGCGGCCAAGTTCGGCCGGAACCGCTGCAATTGCTTCAACGGCAATAGCAATGACAGCTCCGATGACGAATTTGAGGTGTTCGCTGGTTTTGGCGGCGAATCCATGACCTCCGGATCATCGTTCGGCGGCGATTCCTTTGATATAATCAAG AATCTAATTCCTTGCTCCAGCGTCGCCGAGAGAAACCTCTTAGCAGACGCAGCGAAGATCGTCGAGAACAACAAAACTCACAAACTTAAAGACGATCTGAAAACAATTGTCACGGAGTCTCTCTCATTTCTCGGCTACGATACCTCAATCTGCAAATCCAAATGGGACAAATCCCCCTCTTACCCAGCcg GGGAATACGAATACATAGATGTAATAGTGGAGGGGGAAAGATTGTTGCTCGACATCGATTTCCGATCGGAGTTTGAGATAGCTCGATCGACCGGAACCTACAAGGCGGTCCTGCAATATCTGCCGTACATTTTCGTGGGTAAACCGGATCGGCTGGACCGGATTGTCTCAATCGTATCGGAGGCAGCAAGGCAAAGCCTGAAGAAGAAAGGGTTGCACTTTCCGCCGTGGAGGAAGGCCGAGTACATGCGGGCCAAGTGGCTCTCTACTTACACCAGAACCACCCAACCCCGATCATCCTCTACCGTTGGAGACACAGTTTCGGGGACCGAGAATGAAGATTCTTCGGTCACGACGGACAGCGATTGGGGTGAGTTGGAGCTGATCTTCGGAGAGGAAATGGTGCCGTCCGATGCTATCCCATGTGATTCGGTATTTTCGCGCCAGTCGAGAAATCTCGGTATGGAAGAGGAAGCGAAAGTGGTTCCCCCGTGGCAGCCACCGGCGGTAAAACCGAAGAGCGTTGAGAGAGGAGCAAAGATGGTCACCGGATTGGCTTCTCTTCTGAAGGAGAAgccctaa